From Cellulomonas fimi ATCC 484, a single genomic window includes:
- the fliE gene encoding flagellar hook-basal body complex protein FliE produces MTFAVTPVTGVLPTGALGAALPTQAADPAAGAQFASVLGAVENLQQMQSTSNELAVRAVTGDLDDVHDYTIASAQASTALELTAAVRNKAVDAFTEIMRMQA; encoded by the coding sequence ATGACGTTCGCCGTGACCCCCGTGACCGGGGTCCTGCCCACCGGCGCCCTCGGCGCCGCCCTCCCGACGCAGGCCGCGGACCCCGCCGCGGGCGCCCAGTTCGCGTCCGTGCTCGGCGCCGTCGAGAACCTGCAGCAGATGCAGTCGACGTCGAACGAGCTCGCGGTCCGCGCCGTGACCGGTGACCTCGACGACGTGCACGACTACACGATCGCCTCCGCGCAGGCGTCGACCGCGCTCGAGCTGACCGCGGCCGTCCGCAACAAGGCCGTGGACGCGTTCACCGAGATCATGCGGATGCAGGCCTGA
- the flgL gene encoding flagellar hook-associated protein FlgL: MIPRVTHLTVQRQTLANLQGNLTSMADLQSKLSSGKKITVPSDDPAGASDVLRLRGEQRALTQYARNATDGDSWLTTVDSALQSSLTAMRRARDLTMQGGNGGLGQTSRDALAAEIEGVRGTLMDQANATYAGRTVFAGTSAAGFAFDASADPALPAAVRYAWHGVAGASVERRVGDATTVRVDADGSAVFGDGDTSVFALLDQVATTLRSGGDPTTHLAAIDDRMEAMLGELSATGARQNQIGSAQQTIVGSQLTTKTQLSGIEDIDLAQTILEIQMQEVAYNGALGAAAKVLQPSLMDFLR, translated from the coding sequence ATGATCCCCCGGGTGACCCATCTGACCGTGCAGCGCCAGACACTGGCGAACCTGCAGGGCAACCTCACGTCGATGGCCGACCTGCAGTCGAAGCTGTCGAGCGGCAAGAAGATCACCGTGCCGTCCGACGACCCCGCCGGGGCGTCCGACGTGCTGCGGCTGCGCGGCGAGCAGCGTGCGCTCACGCAGTACGCGCGCAACGCGACCGACGGCGACTCCTGGCTCACGACGGTCGACTCCGCGCTCCAGTCCTCGCTCACCGCGATGCGCCGGGCGCGCGACCTCACGATGCAGGGCGGCAACGGCGGGCTCGGCCAGACCTCGCGCGACGCGCTCGCCGCCGAGATCGAGGGCGTGCGCGGCACGCTCATGGACCAGGCGAACGCGACCTACGCGGGACGCACCGTCTTCGCCGGCACCTCGGCCGCGGGCTTCGCGTTCGACGCGAGCGCGGACCCCGCGCTCCCCGCCGCCGTGAGGTACGCGTGGCACGGGGTCGCCGGGGCGTCCGTCGAGCGGCGCGTCGGCGACGCGACCACCGTGCGGGTCGACGCCGACGGCTCCGCCGTCTTCGGCGACGGCGACACCTCCGTGTTCGCGCTGCTCGACCAGGTCGCCACGACCCTGCGCTCCGGCGGTGACCCGACGACCCACCTCGCGGCGATCGACGACCGCATGGAGGCCATGCTCGGCGAGCTCTCCGCGACGGGCGCCCGGCAGAACCAGATCGGCTCGGCGCAGCAGACCATCGTCGGCAGCCAGCTCACCACCAAGACGCAGCTGTCCGGGATCGAGGACATCGACCTGGCGCAGACCATCCTCGAGATCCAGATGCAGGAGGTCGCGTACAACGGCGCTCTCGGCGCGGCGGCCAAGGTCCTGCAGCCCAGCCTGATGGACTTCCTCCGATGA
- a CDS encoding sigma-70 family RNA polymerase sigma factor: protein MTSTTATTDELVLTHLPLVGYAVSEMLHRVPPTVSRDELASAGSLALVLAAQAYDPTTGVPFARYASLRIRGALVDELRSMDWASRGARQRVRELAATTERLTAVLRRKPTRDELAEAMGVDVRAVDDAARDAERRVLSMDATEGTVADLVVDAEPTPEESLLNDERHRWLRAAVETLPDRLRTVVVGLFLLDRSVAELAAELGVTQSRISQLRTEALGLLRDGMNAGLDPDLVPTPERAEGVAERRRQSYFAAVAARAALVTSVPTADRLGTVPRQRGVTGAADAAPAYARTRGA, encoded by the coding sequence GTGACCAGCACCACCGCGACGACCGACGAGCTCGTCCTCACGCACCTGCCCCTCGTGGGGTACGCCGTGAGCGAGATGCTCCACCGCGTCCCGCCCACCGTGTCCCGCGACGAGCTCGCGTCCGCCGGCAGCCTCGCGCTCGTCCTCGCGGCGCAGGCGTACGACCCCACCACCGGGGTGCCGTTCGCGCGCTACGCGTCGCTGCGCATCCGCGGCGCGCTCGTCGACGAGCTGCGGTCCATGGACTGGGCGTCCCGCGGCGCCCGGCAGCGCGTCCGGGAGCTGGCCGCCACGACCGAGCGGCTCACCGCCGTCCTGCGCCGCAAGCCCACGCGCGACGAGCTCGCCGAGGCGATGGGCGTCGACGTCCGCGCCGTCGACGACGCCGCCCGCGACGCCGAGCGCCGCGTCCTGTCCATGGACGCCACCGAGGGAACGGTCGCCGACCTCGTCGTCGACGCCGAGCCCACGCCCGAGGAGAGCCTGCTGAACGACGAGCGGCACCGCTGGCTGCGCGCCGCCGTCGAGACGCTGCCCGACCGGCTGCGCACCGTCGTCGTCGGCCTGTTCCTGCTCGACCGCTCCGTCGCGGAGCTCGCCGCCGAGCTGGGCGTCACGCAGTCCCGCATCAGCCAGCTGCGCACCGAGGCCCTCGGCCTGCTGCGCGACGGCATGAACGCCGGCCTCGACCCCGACCTCGTGCCCACGCCCGAGCGGGCCGAGGGCGTCGCCGAGCGCCGCCGGCAGTCGTACTTCGCCGCCGTCGCCGCACGGGCCGCCCTGGTCACCTCCGTGCCCACCGCCGACCGGCTCGGCACCGTCCCGCGCCAGCGCGGCGTGACCGGCGCCGCCGACGCCGCACCCGCCTACGCGCGGACCCGCGGCGCCTGA
- a CDS encoding flagellar assembly protein FliW has protein sequence MNLAPTTVPVAVGGDVLDVPSELHLVAPLPGLPGRTRYVLDALDEAGVLFALRSAGDDEARDVRLFVVSPTLYFPDYHPRTDASVLGDGTDPADVVVLVVVHPGSDDAAPTANLLAPVLVDRARGTAVQCVLDEDWPLRAPVG, from the coding sequence ATGAACCTCGCACCCACCACCGTGCCGGTCGCCGTCGGCGGCGACGTCCTCGACGTGCCGTCGGAGCTGCACCTCGTCGCCCCCCTGCCCGGGCTGCCGGGCCGCACCCGCTACGTCCTCGACGCGCTCGACGAGGCCGGTGTGCTGTTCGCGCTGCGCTCCGCCGGCGACGACGAGGCGCGCGACGTCCGCCTGTTCGTCGTCAGCCCCACGCTGTACTTCCCCGACTACCACCCGCGCACCGACGCGTCCGTGCTCGGCGACGGGACCGACCCGGCGGACGTCGTCGTGCTCGTCGTCGTGCACCCGGGCAGCGACGACGCCGCCCCGACCGCGAACCTGCTCGCACCCGTGCTCGTCGACCGCGCCCGTGGCACCGCCGTGCAGTGCGTGCTCGACGAGGACTGGCCGCTGCGCGCACCCGTCGGCTGA
- the flgK gene encoding flagellar hook-associated protein FlgK, giving the protein MSTFSGLGTALSSLIAQRQALDVAGQNVANANTVGYTRQRASMSALPAAQVPSMFSVNHGAGEGVRVTGIERLGDVFLDMRLRTQTGGASYLAARADAYATLEKSLGEPGETGLASQLATMWGAWADLSNTPDKDSARAVVMQESTAVADRIATLYTAARTQWTQALSTTTALVDKVNTTAAGVADLNARILEITNSGGTANELADQRDLLVMDLASLVGASAVTRENGQVDVLVGGNALVSGKRAHALEVQGARSFAQATGDTATPGQPVTVVWAERPTQSAGLDGGRVAGLLSVLAPAGPGGTGGPLVEAAARYDALAQTIATKVNAFHSTAVTTTGAAGGDFWAVDGPEPPALALRIAVADRSAIAVAAAGAGALDGSVGDQIAALKTDETGPDAHWSATVVDLGVRAASASARSKVAESARVTAQQQQLAATSVDTDEETVNMLAFQRAYEGAARVLTAVDEMLDTLINRTGLVGR; this is encoded by the coding sequence ATGAGCACCTTCTCCGGACTCGGCACCGCGCTGAGCTCGCTGATCGCCCAGCGCCAGGCCCTGGACGTGGCCGGCCAGAACGTCGCGAACGCCAACACCGTCGGGTACACGCGCCAGCGCGCCTCGATGTCCGCACTGCCCGCCGCGCAGGTCCCGTCCATGTTCTCCGTGAACCACGGCGCCGGGGAGGGCGTCCGGGTCACCGGGATCGAGCGCCTCGGCGACGTCTTCCTCGACATGCGCCTGCGCACCCAGACGGGCGGCGCGTCCTACCTCGCCGCGCGCGCCGACGCGTACGCGACGCTCGAGAAGAGCCTCGGGGAGCCCGGCGAGACCGGGCTCGCGAGCCAGCTCGCGACCATGTGGGGCGCGTGGGCCGACCTGTCCAACACCCCCGACAAGGACTCCGCACGGGCCGTCGTGATGCAGGAGTCGACGGCGGTCGCCGACCGGATCGCGACGCTCTACACCGCGGCCCGGACGCAGTGGACGCAGGCGCTGTCCACCACGACCGCGCTCGTCGACAAGGTCAACACGACCGCGGCCGGCGTCGCCGACCTCAACGCCCGGATCCTCGAGATCACGAACTCGGGCGGCACCGCCAACGAGCTCGCGGACCAGCGCGACCTGCTGGTCATGGACCTCGCGTCGCTCGTCGGCGCGTCCGCCGTCACGCGCGAGAACGGGCAGGTCGACGTCCTCGTCGGCGGCAACGCGCTCGTGTCCGGCAAGCGCGCGCACGCCCTGGAGGTCCAGGGGGCACGGTCCTTCGCGCAGGCCACGGGCGACACCGCGACCCCCGGCCAGCCCGTCACCGTCGTGTGGGCCGAGCGCCCCACGCAGAGCGCGGGACTCGACGGCGGCCGCGTCGCCGGCCTGCTGTCCGTGCTCGCCCCCGCCGGGCCCGGCGGCACCGGCGGCCCGCTCGTCGAGGCCGCCGCCCGCTACGACGCGCTCGCGCAGACCATCGCCACGAAGGTCAACGCCTTCCACAGCACCGCGGTCACCACGACCGGCGCGGCCGGCGGCGACTTCTGGGCGGTCGACGGGCCCGAGCCGCCCGCGCTCGCGCTCCGGATCGCCGTCGCCGACCGGTCGGCCATCGCGGTCGCCGCCGCCGGTGCGGGCGCGCTCGACGGCTCCGTCGGCGACCAGATCGCCGCGCTCAAGACCGACGAGACCGGCCCCGACGCGCACTGGTCGGCCACCGTCGTCGACCTCGGCGTGCGCGCCGCGAGCGCGTCCGCCCGGTCCAAGGTCGCCGAGTCGGCGCGCGTCACGGCCCAGCAGCAGCAGCTCGCGGCCACGAGCGTGGACACCGACGAGGAGACCGTCAACATGCTGGCCTTCCAGCGTGCGTACGAGGGCGCCGCGCGCGTCCTGACCGCCGTCGACGAGATGCTCGACACCCTCATCAACAGGACCGGCCTGGTCGGAAGGTGA
- a CDS encoding flagellin, whose amino-acid sequence MGLSINQNIAAVNSYRNLSNTQNDLSKSLEKLSSGFRINRAADDAAGLAISEGLRSQVGGLKVAARNAQDGISVVQTAEGALTETHAILQRLRDLSVQGANDSNNDKARANIKTEADSLVKELGRIGNSTNFNGTKLLDGSAGTLHFQVGADGDGNSRISVDLSGANVTSIADQLGAATTGSTMDVLTPTNVTGAFTFTTRETVGGNNVDTTITTASVGAAGSIKTVDDLAAALNKDTNFSKNLAASVNSDNQLVVTAKDGAAVFGGNTAGTHASAGTGAAASVALVPGTTGLDFSTADAAQTSIGRIDAQIEAVSTARAGLGAMQNRLEHTIKNINVSVENLSASESRIRDTDMASEMVSFTRAQILSQAGTAMLAQANQIPQGVLSLLR is encoded by the coding sequence ATGGGTCTCTCGATCAACCAGAACATCGCCGCGGTCAACTCGTACCGCAACCTCTCGAACACCCAGAACGACCTGAGCAAGTCGCTCGAGAAGCTGTCGTCGGGCTTCCGCATCAACCGTGCGGCGGACGACGCGGCCGGTCTGGCCATCTCCGAGGGTCTGCGTTCGCAGGTCGGTGGCCTCAAGGTCGCCGCCCGCAACGCCCAGGACGGCATCTCGGTCGTGCAGACCGCTGAGGGTGCCCTCACCGAGACGCACGCGATCCTGCAGCGTCTGCGTGACCTGAGCGTCCAGGGCGCCAACGACTCGAACAACGACAAGGCGCGCGCCAACATCAAGACCGAGGCCGACAGCCTGGTCAAGGAGCTCGGCCGCATCGGCAACTCGACCAACTTCAACGGGACCAAGCTGCTCGACGGCTCCGCCGGCACGCTCCACTTCCAGGTGGGTGCCGACGGCGACGGCAACAGCCGCATCTCGGTCGACCTGTCGGGCGCCAACGTCACGTCGATCGCCGACCAGCTCGGCGCGGCGACGACCGGCTCGACGATGGACGTCCTCACCCCGACGAACGTCACGGGTGCGTTCACCTTCACCACGCGTGAGACGGTCGGCGGCAACAACGTCGACACCACCATCACGACGGCCTCCGTCGGCGCCGCCGGCTCCATCAAGACGGTCGACGACCTGGCCGCCGCGCTGAACAAGGACACGAACTTCTCGAAGAACCTCGCGGCCTCGGTCAACTCCGACAACCAGCTCGTCGTCACCGCCAAGGACGGCGCGGCGGTCTTCGGCGGCAACACGGCCGGCACGCACGCCTCCGCCGGTACGGGTGCCGCCGCCTCCGTGGCGCTGGTGCCGGGCACCACCGGTCTGGACTTCAGCACGGCCGACGCCGCGCAGACGTCCATCGGCCGGATCGACGCGCAGATCGAGGCCGTCTCGACGGCTCGTGCGGGTCTCGGTGCCATGCAGAACCGCCTCGAGCACACCATCAAGAACATCAACGTCTCGGTCGAGAACCTCTCGGCCTCGGAGTCCCGCATCCGCGACACGGACATGGCCTCCGAGATGGTGTCGTTCACCCGCGCGCAGATCCTGTCGCAGGCCGGCACGGCGATGCTCGCGCAGGCCAACCAGATCCCCCAGGGCGTCCTGTCCCTCCTGCGGTGA
- a CDS encoding flagellar basal body rod protein FlgB, producing MFDSVSFVALNSALDGLALRQRSIADNVANIQTPGFHARRVRFEDELTRAVAHGDGAVQASTSRSLEPTRENGNNVNLDAETLLNIDTNLRYQLATQAVSGQFASVRTAMRTS from the coding sequence ATGTTCGACTCCGTGAGCTTCGTCGCGCTCAACAGCGCGCTCGACGGCCTCGCGCTGCGCCAGCGCTCCATCGCGGACAACGTCGCGAACATCCAGACCCCCGGCTTCCACGCCCGCCGCGTCCGGTTCGAGGACGAGCTGACGCGTGCCGTCGCGCACGGCGACGGCGCCGTGCAGGCGAGCACCTCCCGGTCGCTGGAGCCGACGCGCGAGAACGGCAACAACGTCAACCTCGACGCCGAGACGCTGCTCAACATCGACACGAACCTGCGCTACCAGCTCGCGACCCAGGCGGTCTCGGGCCAGTTCGCGTCCGTCCGCACCGCCATGAGGACCAGCTGA
- the fliS gene encoding flagellar export chaperone FliS, giving the protein MSDIRSRYVADAVATVGPARLLTMLYDRMLLDVDRAVEAFEAGEVVTGRGHLQHAQEIIAELIVSLDEQAWSGGPQLMAIYRYLLGELISAGSRGDVELTRACRSLVEPLAEAWHEAARSLAQVPTPVTPADAPALESATAVGLLGVG; this is encoded by the coding sequence ATGTCTGACATCCGCTCGCGGTACGTCGCCGACGCGGTCGCCACCGTCGGCCCCGCGCGTCTGCTCACGATGCTCTACGACCGGATGCTCCTCGACGTCGACCGCGCGGTCGAGGCGTTCGAGGCCGGCGAGGTCGTCACGGGCCGCGGCCACCTGCAGCACGCGCAGGAGATCATCGCCGAGCTCATCGTGAGCCTCGACGAGCAGGCGTGGTCCGGCGGCCCGCAGCTCATGGCGATCTACCGGTACCTGCTCGGCGAGCTCATCAGCGCCGGCTCGCGCGGCGACGTGGAGCTGACGCGGGCCTGCCGGTCGCTCGTCGAGCCGCTCGCCGAGGCCTGGCACGAGGCGGCCCGCTCCCTCGCGCAGGTCCCGACCCCCGTCACCCCGGCGGACGCCCCCGCGCTGGAGAGCGCGACGGCGGTCGGCCTGCTCGGCGTCGGCTGA
- the flgN gene encoding flagellar export chaperone FlgN, with product MPLNGLSDALWQQRNLLELLLFKLEEEQLILTSGRSRWLAHATREVETVLDEIRTAELSRALAAELAAVTLGLPADASLAEVAAAAPAPWDDLLRAHRDAFATLAAEIAHLSDGNRELLTLSHRATQETLATLQDVHTYTGTGATAASTPTAQLVDRTF from the coding sequence ATGCCCCTCAACGGGCTCTCCGACGCGCTGTGGCAGCAGCGCAACCTGCTCGAGCTCCTGCTCTTCAAGCTCGAGGAGGAGCAGCTCATCCTCACCAGCGGCCGCTCCCGCTGGCTCGCGCACGCCACGCGCGAGGTCGAGACCGTGCTCGACGAGATCCGCACCGCCGAGCTGTCCCGCGCGCTCGCCGCCGAGCTCGCCGCCGTGACGCTGGGCCTGCCCGCCGATGCGAGCCTCGCCGAGGTCGCCGCCGCCGCCCCCGCCCCCTGGGACGACCTGCTGCGCGCGCACCGCGACGCCTTCGCGACGCTCGCCGCCGAGATCGCGCACCTGTCCGACGGCAACCGCGAGCTGCTCACGCTGTCGCACCGCGCGACGCAGGAGACGCTCGCGACGCTCCAGGACGTGCACACCTACACCGGCACGGGCGCCACGGCGGCGAGCACGCCGACCGCGCAGCTCGTCGACCGGACCTTCTGA
- the flgC gene encoding flagellar basal body rod protein FlgC produces MTIFGAIGIASTGLTVHRKWLDAVSDNLSNLSTVRPTSEEAFRAKYVVAAESAGENQGVQVAGIVEGSAEGRLVYEPGHPLADEDGYVRYPDIDMSSQMTQLMMAQRGYQANAAVVDRARETYNAALQIGRS; encoded by the coding sequence ATGACGATCTTCGGAGCGATCGGGATCGCCTCCACCGGCCTCACCGTCCACCGCAAGTGGCTCGACGCCGTGAGCGACAACCTGTCCAACCTCAGCACCGTGCGCCCGACCTCCGAGGAGGCGTTCCGCGCGAAGTACGTCGTCGCCGCGGAGAGCGCGGGGGAGAACCAGGGCGTGCAGGTCGCCGGGATCGTCGAGGGCAGCGCCGAGGGCCGGCTCGTCTACGAGCCCGGGCACCCGCTGGCTGACGAGGACGGCTACGTGCGCTACCCCGACATCGACATGTCCAGCCAGATGACCCAGCTGATGATGGCGCAGCGCGGCTACCAGGCCAACGCCGCCGTCGTCGACCGGGCCCGTGAGACCTACAACGCCGCGCTGCAGATCGGACGGTCGTGA
- the fliD gene encoding flagellar filament capping protein FliD yields MAALGIDGLISGLKTTDLIAQLMQVESAPQTLLKSKQTATTNLATALQSLNTKVASLAEAATKATTPASWTATKATSSATSVSATTSATSTPTQLSFTVDTLAASQVSLATYSDLTAAGTLAFRVDGKVTEVAIGTDAAATARAVSASGAGVDATVVTANGTTYLQLTGKTSGEAHAFEVFRGTKAQVEAGTATAVVPATIRDASDAHITLWKGTAAQQTATSSSNTFSDVLDGTSITVSKVETEAVRLTVETDTAALTSLASGLVGALNVVLSDIASRTASTTSTAADGGTVVTGGLLSGDSAVRDLKFQLQSAASYGVDGVSPSTVGIVIGKDGSFTFDQAKFTAALAADPGQVQKVVSGLAQRVADVATGASDPVEGTLTLKITGQQKLVKDLGVQIDDWDRRLAIRKESLQRTYSALEVTLSNLNSQSSWLAGQLSSLSASS; encoded by the coding sequence ATGGCTGCGTTGGGCATCGACGGCCTCATCTCGGGGCTCAAGACCACCGACCTCATCGCGCAGCTCATGCAGGTCGAGTCGGCCCCGCAGACTCTGCTCAAGAGCAAGCAGACCGCGACGACCAACCTCGCCACGGCCCTGCAGTCGCTCAACACCAAGGTGGCCTCGCTCGCCGAGGCCGCGACGAAGGCGACCACGCCCGCGTCCTGGACCGCGACGAAGGCCACGTCCTCGGCCACGTCGGTCAGCGCGACGACGTCCGCCACGAGCACCCCGACGCAGCTCTCGTTCACCGTCGACACGCTCGCCGCGAGCCAGGTCTCGCTCGCCACCTACTCCGACCTCACCGCCGCGGGCACGCTGGCGTTCCGCGTCGACGGCAAGGTCACCGAGGTCGCGATCGGCACCGACGCCGCAGCGACCGCCCGCGCCGTGTCCGCGTCGGGCGCGGGCGTCGACGCCACCGTCGTCACCGCGAACGGCACGACCTACCTGCAGCTCACCGGCAAGACCTCCGGCGAGGCGCACGCGTTCGAGGTCTTCCGGGGGACCAAGGCGCAGGTCGAGGCCGGGACCGCGACCGCGGTCGTCCCCGCGACGATCCGCGACGCGAGCGACGCGCACATCACCCTCTGGAAGGGCACCGCCGCCCAGCAGACGGCGACGTCGTCGAGCAACACGTTCTCGGACGTCCTCGACGGCACGTCGATCACGGTGTCGAAGGTCGAGACCGAGGCCGTCCGGCTCACCGTGGAGACCGACACCGCGGCGCTCACGTCGCTCGCGTCCGGCCTGGTCGGCGCGCTCAACGTCGTGCTCTCGGACATCGCGTCGCGGACCGCCTCCACCACCTCGACCGCCGCCGACGGCGGGACCGTCGTGACCGGCGGGCTGCTGTCCGGCGACTCGGCCGTGCGTGACCTCAAGTTCCAGCTCCAGTCGGCGGCCTCCTACGGGGTCGACGGGGTCTCGCCGTCCACGGTCGGCATCGTCATCGGCAAGGACGGCAGCTTCACGTTCGACCAGGCGAAGTTCACCGCCGCGCTCGCAGCCGACCCGGGACAGGTGCAGAAGGTCGTCTCCGGGCTCGCGCAGCGCGTCGCCGACGTCGCGACCGGCGCCTCCGACCCGGTCGAGGGCACGCTCACGCTCAAGATCACGGGTCAGCAGAAGCTCGTGAAGGACCTCGGCGTCCAGATCGACGACTGGGACCGCCGCCTCGCGATCCGCAAGGAGAGCCTGCAGCGCACCTACTCGGCCCTCGAGGTCACGCTCTCCAACCTCAACTCGCAGTCGAGCTGGCTCGCGGGCCAGCTCTCGTCCCTGTCCGCGTCGAGCTGA